The Gigantopelta aegis isolate Gae_Host chromosome 3, Gae_host_genome, whole genome shotgun sequence genome segment atttgtattgttttaattaccttgGAATCGTACTATATGAAGGGTATATGTTAGGGCAGAACATGTATGAATCATTTCTAATTGTCTATCTATGCCAAGGTACACGTTTTTTTTATACCTAGATAGTGTTTTTAACTACTATCAAAAGTTTTTCTGGATTGATAAACGTTTGGTAAGAAATACACCACAAATGTAGTTGTTTTGACAGTAGTTCCTTTAAGTATATGCGAAAAATTAACTATTggttgaaattttaaaaatgttcgtTAGAAGATACGAACACATGAATCCCTCTAATTGTCGGACCAGTAAGATATTTACTACTATCAAAAGGTTTCGGAGAGCTaactcattttaaaaatgtttacaatacgACAAATCTCCAAGATGTACATCTATATAAACTGCTGATAGAcactttttgtttgcaatattatCTTAGAATATCAATTCCTGAATGTTATGCCacgcttattacaaaatgtcgtGTATCTTCCCATCAATTGCTCATTGAACAAGGAAGATATTATGGTATAGAAAGATctgaaagaaaatgtaaattgtgcaataaggacgatatagaagacgaatatcattttattCTGATATGTCCATTGTATACAGGTTTACGAATTACttacataacaaaatattattggtttaaaccatctatgtttaaaattgtacaattattatcagttcaaaacagaaaagaactaTGTAATCTCGGTAAATTTCTCAAACGTCCATCCTCCAATTACACAATCacccattgtatatattatctgtttgtattattgtttattgaatgtatatgtatatgcctaTGAGCCGTaaggcttaaagctaataaactatactatactatgaaatatcttaaatgatATGTGACCCCcaattttcttgcaggtagattcaAATTAATGCAAAATGCTACACTTTGTAAtggtgtactgcctgggtgtgttgatacactgcttatatcagttgTATTAGCAAACCTTAACATTATCCACAATAGAAATTGATCTGATACACTGGAACCTATAAGAAGCATTCTGCTACTCTGACTTACATATACGACTATAATATTATAGATGAACACGCTTGAAATACTCACCGACTGTTCACTGTGTTGAGTAACTTGTCCGTCACGGCTTCTACTTTCTATAACTTCCTACATGCAGGTTTGTGGACTCCTCTCCGTCTGTTCTGTCTCTATATATAGATCTCGTACCCGTGTCAGTGGTATACCGTACAGACACGCACAGACACCGCAGCCTTTACGACAGATACAACACCGCGTCATTGTGTGGGTCTCTGTAAAAGTGAATACACGGGCGCCCAAACAAGTTCCTAATATCCCACTCGTCATTTTGCACATAGCAGAACTATTTGTATTCAACTCTCGacctatatattttaataatagaactattttttaaactgaaaacGTCATGGTTTGATATACCACTCCTTGAAAGGTTACACGAGGAACACTCACACATAGAGAAacgataatatatatttacttagtAATGTTTCAAACATGTCACCGAGCATTCTTTAAACCCTGGATCATAGTAGTTGGTGATAACAGGAACAAGAGAtttaacgtgcacgttcagagcaagctgttgtaccGCACGGCTGTCATGGGCGCAAGTGTCGACTTACGCCAACCCTTCCTTCTAGGACATGACGGTGATAAAAGTAtggataatattttgttatacattGGGGAGGTGTGTCATATGGTGTCACTGTATTGGTAAATTTAAGATTAAACAAGTCAGTGCTGTGTATTATTAACTACTGAGGAAAGCGAACACTTTCTATGATATTGTACATTatacaatacaaacattatGTAGATATTAAAACTCAGTTTTTAAATTAGCATAATTATAACTCCACTACTTTTTACTATGTGTTTAGCCTGTTGGCTTACCTTTAgtcattaatgaatatatttagaCCAATACTGTGTTAGTTGGCCACCAAAATCAAATAAAAGTGCTATATCCAAACcagttcaaaatgttttttaagtttAGAAACATTATTTTCCAGGGAACCTGATCCCaactagaaaacaaacaaacacagccCGAATTTTtccgatgtattttttattatgactATGTATGTGAACATAGTGCATACATACCATTGTATCTACACTCGTAGGGCTGAATGGAgtcacccctccccccacatacacacactcacacaaaaacaacacacccAGTAATGAAGGTGaaaagaacagaacagaacagaacagaactttattcactcagaacaCCAAACGGTGTTACATTGaggtgtttacaaacatatatatatacacaatacaatacaaaagcCGAACTAAAATACCTTTTTTTCTGCACGTTCCCTGAAATactcaattttgttttcaaaagtttgtttattgttttttctttgttttgattatatatatatatatatatatatatatatatatatatatatatatatatatatatatatatatataaaacgtttGTTTAACCTGTGATACAGGACATCACTCCAAGTAAATAACCACAtatcattgtttatttatttttatatcttattagtgatttccctagaaatttggcaaggcatggtagaccaaacacttttggggcattttcaccattttcggggcacttgtatttcattaaaaataaacaaaaattaattgaaataaacattaatgtaatttatgcgcttgctttaataaatgaaacagGCTCACTATAGTTCTGCGGATGTGACAatcatttagaaaaaaaaatgtttgttttgtttaacgacaccactagagcacattgatttattaatcatcggctattggatgtcaaatatatggtcattttgacacagtcatagagaggaaacctgctacatgtttccattagtagcaaggggtcttttatatgcaccaccccataaacaggatagcacataccacggcctttgatataccagttgtggtgcactggctgtgacgagaaatagcccaatgcgcccaccgaaggggatcgaccccagatcgaccgcgcactCATTTAGAAGTAAACACTAGTGAGAAAACTAAACAATAGTTAAATACAGGGCATTTAAGCATGCAACTCAAATTGAGGCCGCTTTGTGAAAAGGTCCAGGGCCAGTTGTCCAAATCATCTCCCGTGGGAATTTAACAAAGAAAGCAGGCAACATACACCATTTTAAAGCTTAGGCCttggagatttaaaaaaagaaaattggtgCCATTTTTCctcaaaatttcattgttaCGTGTCAAGTCAAGAACTGTTAAATACAGCTTCAGAGGTTTGATAACGAAATCATTtcgtctttgatgtaccagtcgtagggcaCCTGTTGTGACCAGCAAACAAAACATCGAGTCCACCGAAAGGCCTCGATCCTATAACCCGCCCCACCGTCGGCCCTGAAGACTCTGCGATAAGCTGTCAAATGAAATAAGTCTTTAAATCCTAAAGGGGTACTTCTGAGGTGCGATACGTCGTTCTCGGTGGACGCTACGTTATTTTTACAGCCAGAGGGAgactaaaacaaacaattaattattggttttaaacccttattattttgcttattgctaattatttacacatttGTGTTGCTTTAAACTTGGTAAAAGGTTAGGAAATTACAGTTTACACCATGCAGAGTAATACGGTATTAGGTTTCGAAAATGAGGCTATAGTCAACCGTACAATATGTTGGTTATTGCTAACCATTTTACAGTGgtgaattaaaaatgtttggtttCATTAATCGGCAAGTTGCCAAATATCTATTCAAAATGCTTTACCAAGCTTGAAAGAAGAAACACGTGCATATTGCTTTTAAATATCTATTCAAAATGCTTTACGAAGCTTGAAAGAAGAAACACGTGCATATTGCTTTTAAACACCGTATAAAGTAAGTGATGTAGGCCGTTATATTGAAACATGACAAAATATCTCATTTTATTATTCTTCATGATGCAAATAGTTAATTCCTAAATACATACTAAGTTTTTCAATAGTAAACGATGGTATATATCGTGGTAACTAAAGACCACAGCTTTAACAAATTCATTAGAAACTTATTCAACACTTGGACTTAGCCTGTTCCAGCCTTcatgaaagatttttttttaaataataatttcagtttgatttgacgtaagaagaaaagtaaaagtgttttggatagaaaaaaatactatttttgtgtgccatttagaaaacaatctgctcagaaataaatatcttGTAGTACAAATACCATAGGAAGAAAACGGCGTTACCCGTGGGGAGGACTATAGTTTGGAATTAGTCTACACTGCAAATAACAATCCGTCCATTTGAATTACCAACCCACAGTTTTCCTTCTCTGTCCATAGCCACAGCCGTGACACCGAAGGTTTTTGATAGTTTTTCAAATCCTTTTTGAAGACTGTATACAATAATCGCACATGTCCGGCTGTCCACAATATAGATTTCCTGTTTGTTACCCCAGCACACATCTACAGGTTTGAACTCTTGTCCAGGTTCAGCAAATGGGTTGAAGGTCAATATTCGAACATCTCCGCTGTCGGTTTCAATACCAACCCAGTTATGCTCCTTGATAACCCAGCAGGTGTCTCCATTGTTATTTGTGTCCTTGTACGGAAATGGTTTCTTCAAGTCTGTGTAATCCCGTGCGGGTATTTTGTTGTCTGGGTGGTGTCTGTTGTGCTTCTCTATCACACTTTCAACTCCTTCATTCATCACCTCGTCCAGATATACTCTAAATGTCCATGTTGGCCGTGATTTTGATTTCTCAAAGAGACAAAGGTGGCAGTCATGTCCTTGCACACTTAGAACATTTTGACTTCTCGTGAAACTGAGAGAATGCACAGGTCCCGCaccatattttaatttcaatccCTTAAGTAAAGTAGTCTCGCGTAAAACCGGGAACGCATGTGGCACGGTGTTCCTGACAGCACTCTGGACAACCTGCAGCACACCTGAAGTTACTGATGGAATGGCAGAAATGTTCAAAGGTTTAAACTCAAAATCTGAGTCAAGCAGTTGTTCTTTCTCTATTTCTGCGAGTCTTTGCTTCATCTCGCTGTCAGCTTTCAACACATCACATTCAAGTCCCTGATTCAACATGGCATCCGTGTGATCTATTTGACTCTGTAGAAAACATACTCTTTGTGTTAAACTATACCGAACATCGAAACATTTCTTTCCGTGTTTTTTGTctatgtctgtcagtctgtctgtctctttacGCGACGCATCATTTATCATGTCAACCAGTGAATCAGCAAGCTTGTTTATTTCTTCTTTCAAATGGTTTACACGCTTAGACGTTTCAGTATTGTTATCATCTATCTGGTCAATTGATTTTCGGGTTCTTGCTTTAAACGCTTCtagttttacttttgttttcgcTAAGCTAGTTCGGGCTTTTTCAACAACATCTGTGATATCTTTTGTCTTATGACCTTCATGGTGTGTTAGCTTACAGTctctacaaattgttttattacacgcCATGCAATAAAATCTCAACTTCTCATCTTTGTGTTTCTCACAATAGGTCTGCACAGACACAACTGTTTTCCCAGTACTGGAATCAGCCAGGGTTATCAACACGTGAGATCTCGTGGCTGGAAGAATTCGGTGACCTCCTGTACACGTATCGCACAGCAGTATTTCACACTGACGACACGAGTTAGTCGCTCGCTGCTCACACACCCCACACCGCTCACCCCCACACTGGGCATATTTATTCTCCCTGGACTCAATATAGAAGTTGGTCTGAAAGCCCGTCACTCCCTCCTCGGGTAAGGTCACTTGATGCCGACACAGAGGACACAGGAACTGACCGTCCTTGGATGATGACGACACAAATTGGCGTAGACATTCCAGACAGAACGTGTGGAAACACGGCAGAAGTTTTGGACAGTGAAACCTTTCAGTACAAATACTGCATATATCGGAGCTGACGTTCGAGCCTGTCGCCATGTTTCTAGTTTCACTTCTGATGATCTGAACTGAGTGCGTTTATCTCGGACTTTGACTTGACGTGTACTATACTTGAATGTAGATCAATAAATCTCCTGGTGATCACGTGGACTCGGTATAATACGGCTGAGGGTCGGTGTGAGGGTGCAGTCTCCGTCAAgggaggtgggggagggggggggggggtcccttGCTTAACCTGTTTCATTTTGGCAAGATAATTACTGATCGAATTTGAGAATTTAAGAATCGATTTTGAAAAGTTAAGGACCGATTATACAAAATCTCAAATACGTATTCACAAACATGTAAGTTTCTCACTAGCATTGTTCAACGGCCTTTGTGATCTGTGCGGGGTGTTGCTCCGTCGTTAGAGTGCCCGCCTCAGGtacttgcgtcgtaggatcgaatcacctcatttggtccattctctgattattattttttacccgaccgtggtatgtgctgtcctgtcctgaaagtgcatataaaggatatcttgctgttaatggggaatatgtagcgggtttcctctctaaaactataagtcagaattaccaaatgtgtgacatccagttgtcagtgattaataaaccaatgtgctatagtggtgtcgctaaacaaaagcAGACTAAACAAAGTGATTGTAAAATTCAGTTTTACTGATAACATCTCCTGGGAGACCTcgggacggagagagagagaaagagaaatgttttatttaacgacgcactcaacacattttatttacggttatatggcgtcagacatatgattaaggaccacacagatattgagacaggaaacccgctgtcgtcacttcactGTCAAGTCAGGCTGGTAATCATTATAGGATCGCAGTGACATCTGGAACCAGTCAGGTTGGCTTTACAGTTACTGTCAAGTCAGGCTGGTAATCATTATAGGATGGCAGTGACATCTGGAACCAGTCAGGTCGGCTTTACAGTTACTGTCAAGTCAGGCTGGTAATCATTATAGGATGGCAGTGACATCTGGAACCAGTCAGGTTGGCTTTACAGTTACTGTCAAGTCAGGCTGGTAATCATTATAGGATGGCAGTGACATCTGGAACCAGTCAGGTTGGCTTTACAGTTACTGTCAAGTCAGGCTGGTAATCATTATAGGATCGCAGTGACATCTGGAACCAGTCAGGTTGGCTTTACAGTTACTGTCAAGTCAGGCTGGTAATCATTATAGGATGGCAGTGACATCTGGAACCAGTCAGGTTGGCTTTACAGTTACTGTCAAGTCAGGCTGGTAATCATTATAGGATCGCAGTGACATCTGGAACCAGTCAGGTTGGCTTTACAGTTACTGTCAAGTCAGGCTGGTAATCATTATAGGATGGCAGTGACATCTGGAACCAGTCAGGTTGGCTTTACAGTTACTGTCAAGTCAGGCTGGTAATCATTATAGGATCGCAGTGACATCTGGAACCAGTCAGGTTGGCTTTACAGTTACTGTCAAGTCAGGCTGGTAATCATTATAGGATGGCAGTGACATCTGGAACCAGTCAGGTTGGCTTTACAGTTACTGTCAAGTCAGGCTGGTAATCATTATAGGATGGCAGTGACATCTGGAACCAGTGAGGTTGGCTTTGCAGTTACTGTAGAATCAGGCTGGTACATTTAATCATTATAACAGAATGAAGAAAAATGCTCAATCGCCTAGTTTTCAACTCACCACGGGGGTTTtgggttgattttttttttttacttctttttttttcttcatcaaAATTCACCAAACACTGTCTTTACcgttataaaattgttttatttaaaataaaataaaacaagtaaaggTGAAATCAAGTGAAAAGATGAAAAATCACCAGTCCAGTCCGAAACAGCCTGGTCTTTACGACACGTTACATTTCACAGACGAGGTGTTTCGTCCACAGTTAGACCGGCCTccgtggcgtcgtggcaggccatcggtctacaggctggtaggtactgggttcggattgggatttttaatccagataccgactccaaaccctgagtgagtgctccgcaaggctcaatgggtaggtgtaaaccactcgtacggaccagtgatccataactggttaactggttcaacaaaggccatggtttgtgctatcctgcttgtgggaagcgcaaataaaagatcccttgctgctaatcggaagagtagcccatgtagtggcgacagcgggtttcctctcaaaatctgtgtggtccttaaccatatgtctgacgccatataaccgtaaataaaatgtgttgagtgcgtcgttaaataaaacatttctttctttcgtacagttaatgggagataactctttcTCCATCATGCCAGTCGGATTTGTCTGAAACGTCTgatggccacagaccacaattatgtTTCTATAATTATAGTGTTAGTGGCTACGGCATTTTTATTAATACCAATAGGGCCATAGATTTGgttatgtacctttgcctgcctgggtaCAACATAcgctgaaaaggacaacccttGTTGTCcggctctttctcccaggatattggtttaaacaaacacaccctctaaacctggaCAGAAtgcacccattttacacaaaaactaGTCATTTGActgggtcagaattaccaccAAAAAGTCttaaatgtcaacaagttacacatgtttacaaactgcatgttctcccctgtcaacttcagtccaatagttgccacttcaaagttGTCTGCCACGAAATAAtatcagtcaaacagcagactacatgcATGGATATATTTCAGATTTTTGTCAACCAAACGGGAAGATAGCTGTGATCTGTGACTGGATGCTCCCTTGGACTTTCCAGAAACGTTAACTTCATTTTAATACTAAAGAAAACCACGTGATACTGTTCACACCTGAGAtatcagtataataataataataataataataataataatattattttcaatgttaGAAAACACAGGGCCCGTCCGTAtgtgataaatataatatttattgataaaacacaaacaataaacaatcatgtttataaaaaatattataaacaggTGACAGAATTTAAGAACAGGGTAGACAACTGTCAGTGTCCAACAAACCATTATGACACAAAACACCATGGTGTATTTTACCACGGGCGTCCGGGTCCTGGGTGGAGTGTGTGGGTGTTTAGTTAGTGTTACTCGATGGAACGAGTTATACCCATAACCAACCAGGATCCGAAGCTCCGTGCATTTTATAGGTTATACAAAACGTTACTACACGTTTCATAGTgtacataaaacaaactttcgttTCGTAGCTATAAAAAACGTCAGTTAATGCTGCATAGtcttaaaaaaaacatcaatgtATGTTGACACTGCACAAAATATCAGTGGATGTTTCAACGTTCATACCACAAGGATAATAAAGTAGTACCTCTTACAAAGGGCACCTTGTAATATAACGACCTGTGAACAGTGTGTACAAGATGTACAGTATGTACAATATGACATTGTACAATATGTGCAATATGCACAGTGTATATACACTTGATGTGTAATGGCCAGAATGTCACACGTAAAAGAATATTTAAATGGCCCTATTAGATTTGGTTGGaattaaaaatatctaaatattaaataattaacatcTCTAAATATAAGATAATTGAAAGtgtctaaatataaaatagttaataTCTAAATACAAGATAGTTGGTAGTTtctcaattaaaataaataatctaaATATAAGTTAATAACGTCTTTAGAGCAATAATTAGAGTTACCTACGCATCGGCAAGACTGCAACGTGAGTTCTGTGTTCAGTATGATACCGTCACTGTCTCAAGTCACCCGTGTAATCATTATATATGGTCACATGACTTAAAAAAGATCGCATATAAATCATATATGCATGTGGTTATCTCCAAAACACCTGTTTGCGCTGTTTCTGACGAAACATCGTCAAAATATTCAGTCACAAGCTCTTGAAATTTCTACAACAGAACAGACAAGCACGAATTTCGTTTTTAGATATAACATAACATGGAGACAATAACAATTACTTGGTTATTCAGTAACTACTAAACAGAAATGACCTGTACtggtcaactgtcacgacgccTGTGAGATTTTAAGTGTTTGCTGGATgccaataaaaacatattatggaaATCGTGGTATACTTAGTAATATTTTAGTGTGTTTACTCTAAACACAAAGTGCGGTTCAAGTTTGAGTATTTCTTTCCATGCATCCATTGGTCAAATTATTCATATGATTGGCGTAGCCAGGGTGAGGCATCGCCCATAGCATCTCGTTTTCTGTCATCACCGCTTAGATCTGCCGGTCGCTGCATAAAACGACTCCTACACAATGTGGGTGGCCCTCAATATGAAATCCGGGCTACGCCAGTGTAGTTGTATAGCCAACAACTAATAAAAATACTGATTGTGGATAACCCGCTTTCCTTTCGCTTAATAAATATTGCTgatctgcatttttttttataatacagcGAAGTAATGGGGCTTGATCGAGTTACCAAAATAGAGAAAATATTCAGTTCATTTTCACAGCCGCAAGTAAAATTGTACTTCCGGGTACTGCGCCTGATCAACAGTTATGAAAACAGAGAAAATATCCGGTTCCATTTTAACAACAACAAGTAGAATCGTATCCAGGGCACTGGGtcttatcaataattataaaaacaaacaaaatatccatTTTCATTTTACAACCGTATGTAAAATGGTATTCACGAGTGTTGTAGACGTTTGTTAGTACcagcttttttgttttaataccatcaaaacagtaatgctagtctcagactatcaactgccagcagaaagttggccaactttctactGTCACGACttttacgactgtccagttgctagtctgaacgctcttacaactcgattctcgccGCAGACGACTTCTACGACGGATTAGtcgttaatctgagcgcacccatcTAAGTCGGTATTTGGGAAAATTACAACGTAACCGTAAAGTTGGTCAACTTCGTCGTGGCAGTTGACAGTTTGAGGCTAGCATAACACAAACAGTTCACAAAATGGCACACTTCTTTTTCCACTTGGGTTTCTTCTTCGACTTTAGCGCGGCCCGCGTGGCTGTTTCGAACACCTCTCTGACCCCCTCCTTGGTTTTGGCGGAACACTCCATGTAGGCGGCTGCTCCGATCCGCTCCGCCATCTGTCGGCCCTCTTCGTACGAGACCGGCTTCATCTGGCTGCGTGCCAACTGGGCCTTGACGTTCTCGTCGTTTCGGATGTCCTTCTTGTTGCCCACGAGGATGACGGGAATGTTGGGACAGAAGTGCTTCACTTCCGGCGTCCACTTCTCGGGGATGTTCTCCAGACTGTCGGGGCTGTCGATGGAGAAACACATGAGGATCACGTGCGTATCCGGATACGACAGGGGGCGCAGTCGGTCATAGTCCTCCTGGCCCGCGGTGTCCCACAATGCAAGTTCTACCTGCAACGAGAAACAATACATTCGTACAGGTGGCCATAAAGATACACATCTGAGACTAGGTTATAAATTAGGTTGATCACAACATGTTGTTAAAGACTTCTGGTGTTCACATGCAGATTTAGGCTCATTCCCTTCTTCTCCCTTTCTTTTGGTCGAGTAATTAGTTTTGCCGTTGCACAAACTGCAGACTTCTCAGAATTAGAAGTATGTAGAACCATTTTTCAGTTACGTAAGAAGAAATCCTGGTTCCTTTTTGCGTGACCCGTTATGTCCACGTAAATGATATACTTAATTTACTGCAAGACGAGAAATAGAttacacaaaattatatttacgTGAGCGACTCGCGAATGAACCAATCGTTCTCACTATGTTCACTGAATGACTGACTAGTTGACTGACTCACTGActggttgactgactgactcacCGAATGACTGACTGGTTGACTGACTCACTGActggttgactgactgactcaTTGACTGACTCACCGAATGACTGACTGGTTGACTGACTCACTGActggttgactgactgactcacTGAATGACTGACTGGTTGGCTGACTCAATGActggttgactgactgactcCTGACTGACTCCTGACTGATTAACTGACTGACTTAATAACTGATTAACTGAcctaatttataatataacccgactgactgactgactgactgacttaaTAACTGATTAACTGAcctaatttataatataaccCGACTGACTGACTTAATAACTGATTAAATGACCTAATTTATAATGTAACccgactgactgattgacttaATAACTGATTAACTGAcctaatttataatataacccgactgactgactgactgactgacctgGCGGTTGTCGACCTCGATGTCGGCCACGTAGTTCTCGAAGACGGTGGGCACGTACACCTCGGGGAACTGGTCCTTGCTGAAGACGATCAGCAGGCACGTCTTCCCACAAGCCCCGTCACCCACAATCACCAGCTTTTTCCGGTTCTCCGCCATTGAGCACCGTGTCTGTAAGACAAACAACATGtgagaacagacagacagacacgcaaAAAAAAAGAGCTCTAATAGACAACAGACAGGCTCTAATAGACATCAGACAGGCTCTAATAGACAATAGACAGGCTCTAATAGACAACGGACAGGCTCTAATAGACATCAGACAGGCTCTAATAGACAATGGACATGTTCTAATAGACAATAGACATGTTCTAATAGACAACGGACAGGCTAATAGACAACGGACAGGCTCTAATAGACAACAGACAGACTAATAGACAACGGACAGGCTCTAATAGACAACAAACATGCTCTAATAGACAACGGACATGCTCTAATAGACAACAGACAGGCTCTAATAGACAACAAACAGGCTCTAATAGA includes the following:
- the LOC121369402 gene encoding E3 ubiquitin-protein ligase TRIM56-like, with amino-acid sequence MATGSNVSSDICSICTERFHCPKLLPCFHTFCLECLRQFVSSSSKDGQFLCPLCRHQVTLPEEGVTGFQTNFYIESRENKYAQCGGERCGVCEQRATNSCRQCEILLCDTCTGGHRILPATRSHVLITLADSSTGKTVVSVQTYCEKHKDEKLRFYCMACNKTICRDCKLTHHEGHKTKDITDVVEKARTSLAKTKVKLEAFKARTRKSIDQIDDNNTETSKRVNHLKEEINKLADSLVDMINDASRKETDRLTDIDKKHGKKCFDVRYSLTQRVCFLQSQIDHTDAMLNQGLECDVLKADSEMKQRLAEIEKEQLLDSDFEFKPLNISAIPSVTSGVLQVVQSAVRNTVPHAFPVLRETTLLKGLKLKYGAGPVHSLSFTRSQNVLSVQGHDCHLCLFEKSKSRPTWTFRVYLDEVMNEGVESVIEKHNRHHPDNKIPARDYTDLKKPFPYKDTNNNGDTCWVIKEHNWVGIETDSGDVRILTFNPFAEPGQEFKPVDVCWGNKQEIYIVDSRTCAIIVYSLQKGFEKLSKTFGVTAVAMDREGKLWVGNSNGRIVICSVD
- the LOC121369404 gene encoding rho-related GTP-binding protein RhoA-A-like, producing the protein MAENRKKLVIVGDGACGKTCLLIVFSKDQFPEVYVPTVFENYVADIEVDNRQVELALWDTAGQEDYDRLRPLSYPDTHVILMCFSIDSPDSLENIPEKWTPEVKHFCPNIPVILVGNKKDIRNDENVKAQLARSQMKPVSYEEGRQMAERIGAAAYMECSAKTKEGVREVFETATRAALKSKKKPKWKKKCAIL